Genomic window (Zingiber officinale cultivar Zhangliang chromosome 2B, Zo_v1.1, whole genome shotgun sequence):
CGAGCGTCGACCGACTAGCAGCCATCTGTCGCCAAAGGGGCCAAGAGTTGAGGGAGCACGACCACATCAAGAGGCTCAGACGCACGCCGTACAACATGTGGCATTCGACCGACACAAGGCGtcaaagggcaaggtatggacgcctatgttttgttcattccaTCAATCGACAACGCACAACACACGAGACTGCTGAGGACTGACGTCGATCGTCATTCGATTGGCCCCTAGGGGGTATCGCCGTCACTCTCCATCTCCCGATCGATGGGACCGTCGTTGTTCAACCGAGCGgcgagaagagagaagggagacCGAGGCCACCACCATCAGCGAAGGGAGGAAACCGATCCCTCCAGAATCCCGTCCGAGCGGAATAGGccctccgctcgggaagaggagaaccgAAATAATGCCTCCCGAGGTGAGATAGGCATGATTGTCAGGGGGCCGACCGACGAAGATTCCAACCGGGCCTGGAAATCATAAGCTCGGCGGTTGAAGATCCACGTCGTCGGGTGCAGCAAGGAGAAGAccgaaggacctcagatcagctTCAGCCCAAACGATCTGGAAGGGGTTgagatccctcacgacgatgctttgatcatccgagcggtgatcgccaactacaccatccatcGGACCTTCGTTAACATGGGGAGTTCGGTaaatatcattttcaagaagggATTTGATCAGTTGCAGATTGATTGCAACGAGCTACTACCCATGGCGatcccgctctacgggttcatgGGCAATGAGGTCTTGTCGATCAGCCAAATAAGATTAGCCATCTCGCTGGGGGAAGAGCCGTTGAGGAGGAcccggaccaccaacttcataaTTGTGGACGGACcctcggcctacaacgtcattttgggtcgaCTGACCCTCAACGAATTCCGGATGGTAGTATCCACGTACTGCCAGAAGATAAAATTCCCAGTAGATGACCAGGTGGACGAGGTCAAGGGCGACCAACTGACCGCTCAGTGATGCTACATGGAGATAGTCAGAGCCGAGGCTAAAGCAGCACGGAAAGCTCCACGGCTAGAGGTAAATGCTATTATCGAAAAACCTCCTACCTtgatatatgaagaaaaggagaaggtgcAAATTTACCCGAGCCGGTCGGAAGCCACGACTTTCGTGGCTACCGACCTAGAGGGGAAGCAGAAGGTGGAATTGATCCTCTGTGTCAAGAGAAATTATGACGTGTTCGCATGAttgacacatgagctgcccgacaTCTCCCCGAGCGTGACCTAGCACAAGTTGCATGCCCGACTTGACACTAGGTCGATCAAGCAGAGGAATAGGGATTATAGCACCGAGCAGAATGTAATCATTCGGGCAGAGATAGAAATGTTGTTGGAGGCTGACCACATCAGGGAAGTCTAGTTCCCGAGTTAGCTTGCCAATGTGATACTAGTCTCTAAGTCGAGCAACAAATGACGGGTTTGCATCTACTTCCGCgacttgaacaaggcatgcccaaaggatttctattcgctgcccaggatagatcaactggtggactcgacaacgggctgcgagctgatctgcatgctcgatgtatatcaaggataccatcaagtgccgcttgcCCGAGAAAactaagaaaaggttagcttcatcacggCCGACGGGACATACTGCTACAACATCATGTCGTTCGAATTGAAGAACGCTGGAGTCATCTACCAAAAgctaatgaacaaagtgttccgacGGCAGATTGggcgtaacatggaggtatatgtcgatgacatactcatcaaatccctccGAGCGGCTAATCTATGCATAGATATCGATGAAACCTGTCAGACGTTAAGAGCATAAGGGATAAAGCTGAACCcaagcaagtgtctgttcggcgcaaagAGTGGTCACTTCCTAGGTTACATTATCactgagcggggcatcgaagccaacCCCAGTAAGGTCCACGCTTTGCAAAATATGCCTCCACCTCGGAACTTAAAGGAAGCTCAAAGGCTGACCGGTTGGATCATGACAGTGTCCcggttcatatccaagtcatccgatcaGAGCTTGTCATTTTTCAAGATATTGCGCCAAGCcacaaaattccaatgggacgctgAATGCGACCGAGCGCTGGAGGAGCTGAAGGCATATCTTAGCTCATTACCTGTTTTAGCCAAGCCAGTCACGGGTGAGCCGCTCTggatatattttttatccaatgaACATGTCGTTGGATCGGCTTTAGTCAGGCAGAGCGGCCAGGttcaacaacctgtatattttctgagtcatAAATTGAAGGACGCTGAATCTtgctacaccggtctcgaaaaATTGGCCTATGCACTGGTACTCGCTGCGCGGAGGCTTCGCCCATACTTTCTATCACACTCAATAATAGTGTTGGCTAATAGTGCACTAGGGAGAATCCTCCTCAATTCATAAGCGTCCGAACGACTAATCAAGTGGACGACTGAGCTTAGCGAGTTTGACATTCAATATCAGCTCCGAGCGACGATCAAAGTTCAGGCCTTACGGATTTTGTTATAGAAGTCAAGAGTAACGAACCACCAGCGACatagaagatatatgtggatgactCGCCCACTCGGTAGGGCAACGGGATTGGCTTAATCCTCATCTCACCTCGGGAAGATCGGATGCAGctgtccgtccggctagattaccgagctactaacaacgaagcagaatatgaggcacTGATAGTTGACCTACAAGAAGCTCGGCACGTGGGAGCGGATAgggtcctcatccactcggactcccaACTCGCCGCTCAGCAACTATCCGGGACCTTTGAAATAAGCAACTCGCGGTTAAGACTCTATGTAGAGGCTTTCAAAAAGCTGAAGGCCAACTTTCAAGAGGTGGTTATctagaagatcccccgatcgaaTAATCAAGCGACGGATGAGCTAGTAAAGCTGGCCAGCTCATTAACGTCGATCGTCATAGgtcagccgatcgagcaagtatcacTGGTGGCCCACATCGACCGTATGGAGGGAATCACCTTTCCAAAAGACTGGAGGACGGGCCTAACAGAATTCTTACGTTCGGGGATTGTGCCTACCGATCCAGAGGATGCTCGCCTGATAAAGAAGAGAGTCTGTCGGTTCACCCTGATCAGCGACCAGCTCTATAAGAAGGCCTTCGCCCGACCCCTACTCAAATGCGTCGAATCAGAAGACGTCGATTACATCTtgaaggaggtacaccaaggcgcTTGTGGGGGTCATCCGGGCAGCTGCACGTTGGCTCGAAAAATACTTCTGGCTGAATACTGTTGGTCAACCCTCCAGGATGATGCCGCTCGGACGGTGGCCACTTGCTTatcttgccagaagtaccacgACATGCCGCACCGACTAATTGAGAAAATGAAAGTGTCCACGGTATCGTGCTTGTTCGACTAATGGGTCATGGATATCGTGGGGTCTTTCCCTATGACAACCAGTCAACGGAAGTTCCTGCTCgtcgcggtggactacttctctaaATGGGTTGAAGCCGAGCCCCTAGCCAAAATAACTGAGAAGATGGTCATGAAGTTCgtatggcagaacatcatctaccggttcggcatccctcgccgactcgTCTCAGACAATGGAAGATAATTCGTCGGTCAAAGGCCCAGGGAGTGGTGCGAAGGATATGGTATCCAGCAGGCCTTCACTTCTGTGACCTATCCGCAGAGCAATGGGCAAGTAGAAGTCGCCAATCGAAAAACCCTCCGAgtcttgcgcgctcggctcgaccacatagGAGGTAGCTGGGTCGACGAACTCCCCAACATTTTATGGGCTCTCTGCACGACTCCGAAAGAGGTGGCTGGCGTAATCCCATTTCAGTTGGTGTACAGTGGCGAAGCAGTCGTCCTAGTGGAgatgggagtagaatctgattgGGTGCAACACTACGACAAAGGAACACCGAACGAAGGtaaatggagctcgacttggtggacgaagcacGAGCAAAAGCTGTCGTTCGGCTAACAGCCTACCGACAGCGTATGAGGCAGAATTATAATCGGTGAGTGATCCCAAGATCTTTCTAGGTCGgcgacctcgtctggaagaaagtgaagccggtcggcgatgtcgccAAGCTCGAGGCATCATgggcaggaccatttaaggtcgtGCAGAAGCTTCGTTCAGGTGCCTATTATTTGGATGACGAAGAGAGGAGGCAGCTCGAAAGGCCTTGGAGCCCGAACCATCTGCAACCCTACAGGGTTGGATGAGAGGTGCACAAGTGAATCCTGTATTTTGTGGCTACTGTGTGCTTGCTGAGTGCAGGAAAAAGTTTGACTAAAAAAGCAAAGGCTTCTTTTAAgtgtgtctccaccaacggtcgagcggcgaccttaaaaccTCATCTCCGCCAATGGTAGAGCGGTGATCTTAAATCCGGGTGGAAATATATacagaccgtcgagcggcgacgttaaacgtgtgtctccaccaacggtcgagcggtgaccttaaaccctcatctacaccaacggtcgagcggcgaccttaaaccctcgtctccacaaaatcgtcgaacggcgacgttaaacgcatgtctccaccaacggtcgagtgacaaccttaaaccctcgtctacaccaacggtcgagcggcgacattaaaccctcgtctccaccaacagtcgagcggcgaccttaaaccctcgtcctCACCagaacggtcgagcagcgaccttaaaccctcgtctataCCAATGATCAAATGCCCAACCTCAGAACCCTCGGTGGTTGTGAGGGTGGCGGCAAGAAAGCCACAGGCGACGAGACGACCGCACCCTGCGGTGGCTCAACGAAGGAAGGCGTCCGATCTGATGAGGCTGCCTCCTCAATTTCCGAAATAGCGGGGGCTGATGTCTCGACCCTCTCGGCGGCCCCCACGGCAGAAGTAGTGGAGCGAGAGGGAGTCTCCGCCCGACGCCTCTTGCGCCTTATGAGAGGCTCGCCCGATGAGTCAGAGTCTTCAGCCTAGGCAGGGGGGAGTTGCTCTGATGGAGGAAGCGCTCTGCCAACCACTTTGAGGTTGGTTGTTCAGCTAGCAGTGGCCCCACTCACCACCGTAGGAGCTACTGCATCCTAGCCTGCGGGTCTTCCTGCGAGCCGATCGGATGGAGGCCATGGCTCGCTAGTTCCTCAACGAACGTCGTGTTGATTTCGACATCCTTGAGCTTGGTCGGACCAAACAGACGGACTCGCAACATGACTTCGACTGCAAAAATGTAAGAAAAATCAATTAGAATCAAAGGGAACAAGTAAAGTGGCTCTCTTACCTAGGCTGGCCGGCTGGTAGCCCGGTGCGGATCGGACTCATGCCAAAAATGTACAATACATCCTCCAGCAACAGCTTGTGGATGTGATATTTCTGATCGGCCAGCATGGAAGCCACATGAAGATAATCCGATTGGGTCTTATATCGCTTCAGGTCGGGCTGAGGCGCCACTTCAAGTTGCCAACAGGTCGCCACATGAATTCTTTTCAATGTTTATTAGAGGTCGACATTTTATCGAAGAAAACTAGGCCGACCTGAGACTGAAAAAGGAAGGTCCCCGACTTAgattgcttgggataataaaagtagtGAAAGACTCATGGAAGGAGAGGAATGTCGTGCAACCAGAATAGGATGATGGCGTCGCACAACAGATGGAAGGAGTTCGGAACGAGTTGAGGAAGGGAGATGCGGAAGTACTTACACACGACGACAATAAAAGGATGGATAGGAAACTGTAGACCGGCGAGAAATTGGTCTCTGAACAGACAAATGCATCTGGTCAACGGAGCATTGGGTTGATCGGACGGAGAAGGTAAAACAATCTCGTACTCGAGAGGGAGTTCAAAGGTATTTTTCAGAGCCTCCGCGTCGCCCGCATCAAACCGGgactccatggtggtgtaccagagTCCATGAACGATGATCGACGGTTGCGAAGAGCTCGCCATTGCGATATAAAGCAAAAACAACGGAAGAAAGGCAACCGAAAGAACGAAAAGACCACTGAAAGGCCACTAGAACAGAGCAAAACAGAGGCAAAGGAGAGAGCTTACTGAAAGAGGAAGAGATCGCCGGGAGAGAAACACATGTGGTCGTCGGAGCGAAGTGGGCAGAGGAGCAGCGGTCGTTGGAAACACGAAGATGCAAGTGCGGGCGAGAAGCCGACGCCGTGGGCTTATAAGCGTTGTACTCAGTCGATTGGAGCCATCCGATCTAGGTCGTGAAAACCTATGCGAAGATCCGACCGTTGAATTTAAACCGTCAAATGTCGCAATCAATACCTGTCACGTCAGGCGTGCGGCGGCTGCGGGCATGACACGTGGGGTGCTACCACGGGTTGACAATTAAGGCCGGCATGGGAACCTGCTCCGCCTTAATCAAAAGAGATTTGCATGCTTCCCGAGAAATCAGGGTGACGTCCGGCCAGCCTGCGTTCTCCCAGGATAGACGAAGGAAAAAGTTTACAAGTGTAGGCTTTTGCTTGTCCGATCGGATCAAAGGAGCATGCTTATGACCAAGTGACCACCTTCAAAAGGCCGATCGGCAAGGGTCAAGCCCAGCCTGATCAGTCTGTACAGAAAGGAAGGCCGATCGGGAAGGAACCTGATCACGTAATAATCCTGTCAGTCGGACTGCggccttcttcgactagacttaaaggggaggcatgtgatgcgatgataaggaggggcccaccTTGGAAGAGGTCTTCGCCacaatggaggtcaaagtcaaggcggtcaacaccTTCTATCACAAGTCGAGCGGGCGAGTGGTTCGCCCGACCGAGATATGAGAGGCCCGATCCGACATCATCACTAGCTCGGCCACCAGCTGAGCTAAGACGCTCAAGACAGGAATGAACGCCAAGTGTTTGTAGAAGCAACCCGAGCGGCTACCTTGCTCGGCCTTACATCAATACTCAGATCAGCAGAGTTGAGTCATAGCTAAGCAGACCACGCATGAACAATGCTAATATAGCCGAATggttatcccgctcggccaaggtGCGCGCATGGAAACCAGATTGTGGAAGTATCGGCCGAGCGattaccccgctcggccaaataGTAGATTCATTAGTCAGACAACGGAGATTCAAGCCGAGCGGCCATCCTGCTCGACCCAGCAACGGACAACATTGAGGCAGGGAACTCTCAGCCGAGTGGTCATCCCGTTCGACTGAACAACAGACACCACAGGATATccttcaacatccttttgggagttggtgccgcTGACGGGCGGAATGGTCaggcagaagatcgtacggcgaaAGCTTTCACTATGATTTCGGAGATATGCTCGactcgttaaggtactgtgttaggaacactttactgacatgtctctTTAGAGAAAGCTTGGGATTGCATGCCTATtttaagaagcgtgcacacacgctacaagagctctatataaaggggggtccaggtATCGGCGAAGGTATGCTTTTCTCGCGATCTCTATAGTTGCGCTATAGTTTTTATTGCTCCTTGCTTCGCcagagactgacttgagtgtcggagggccatcgccgggattCCTTCCCTGACTCGGtactgacgctgcttgtgttgcaggcagGAGCAAAGTCCAAGTCAGCAGGAGCGtcacatccccagcatccatctcattgactttcggacaggatcaattatcaTGTgctaactaaaaataaataaataaataaataataaaaatagtctACTAGTTTTTTTCTTGCAAAATAATGAAATTTTCAACAAATTTGATAATTTCACATTCAATTGTTTGTCTATATTGCCATTAGTTAAAATACACAGAATttctgaaaattttgaatttgccCTCGACATCTTCTGGATCATAGTTCCGTCTTGTAAATATAATAAATTCATGGACTTAAACGCAATTTTGTTTTGGGGAACGGGTGGGATCCCTATCCCTGCCCGTCGCCCGCTACCCGTTTCCTCTACGTTCTCCATGGCCGCTGCTTCTCCTCTGACATTCGCGGcgtcctcccttcctctctcaaATCACGCCTCCGTCTCCGGCAAGGCCCAATTCTTCTCCTCATCGTTCCGACGCCCGATCCATCCGATCACCATGAACGCTCGCACTGCTTCCCTCTCCCGCCGATTAGCTGAATCCCTGGGCACAACTGAGGTAGTTCGACCTTCCTCCCCTCCTTCCCTGCGCTCAGCTGGTTGATATGGCATCCGATCTCTTTATATTCTTATTTTTAAGGTCGGAGAGGATTCTGGTGCCCCTTCTCCTCTCGATGTGGAAGCAAATGCCGATAAGGTCAGATGTTAATGCTTCTGTTTCTTTAGTTCATTTTTGCTTCTTGATTTTTCATGTCTGGTTTGTCTGTGACTAAGTGCACGAGAAGAACAAGTAGTCAGCAATTCAGACGATTATTCATGCATTTGAATGAAGTAATGTTGGAATTTTCTGTCCAATACTAATTGATATCttttgaaagtttaaaattataatttgggCATAGAAGTACAACCCTAACTCAAAGTTATGATGTTATGGGTGAGAAGTGTATACCTAAATTTTAACCACAATTTTCCTTAAGGATAATTTAAGTTGAACAAACGGATATATAGCATGTCTTTCGCTCTTCACTTAACCTTTGCATCTATCATAAAGAGTTGATGTTTCCTGACTCGATTAAAGATATTCTGCAGGTGGTCACACCTGCATGTTGTTTTGATGACGAGATCATCGACATAGCATTCGAGAATGTCATTCATAGATAGATAAGCTAGATCCTTTCGATCTCAAAATACAATCTTACACCATAAAGACCTGTTATATGTAGGAAGAATTATATAAAGATCTACCATAGGTTTTTGACACCAAGACAACTACCAAAATTATGTTTTTTCaatcaatttaatattttttattttttattaaatcctTTGCATGGTATTTAGAGTTGGCCATACTTAAATTTTGTGTATTTTCATCAGATTATGATTGGTAGAGTATCCCCTATTTTGAAGTTTCTCATGTATATTGCACATGCAATATGTTTCTTAGCTTCCTATATATGGAAAATGGCAACAAGAAACCTCTTATGTTATGCTCAGTTGAACAAACTCTTAACATGCAGGACATTGGATTTTTACGTCATTTATGATCATGCAGAGTCTCTAAGATGTGGTAGTTTTGATTCCTTGTTGGATGGTTGTGCAGTAGTCAATATGCCCTCGCTTGATTACCATGAGAATCAGGTGCAAGGTCAGTGTAGAATGTATTGGGCCTCCTCAAGTTTCAAGGCAGGCTATTGTCTCATCTCATAGTCACGCAAGGAGCCATACTTGCTATCTCACCCCATGTCGAGTTGTTGAGTGGTTAAATGAACATTGGCATAACCTTGGAGGTGTtggaatttatatatatatatatatatatacacacacacacacgcacATTGTATGTGTGTAGTTGTATTTTTTACATCAATAATGTGATCAAACTTCCTcttatttatcttcttctttcaTGGCTAAGAACATTGGCTATCCTCGCCCATGGTacttgatccttggtgttcaaaattgcTAACGCATTATCACATCCCCGACTTAAGTTTTTCTAGTTGTGGCAATGATGTTGGTATCAGGTAGACAGTGGTTTGACTGATGAGCAATTTACTTTCTATTTACTCATAATATGCTTCTGCTAGAAACCAACACACATCTTTGGCCATGCTTAAGACGTTTTGCTGACtacaatttttgaattttaatgctATCAATCTTTGGTTTTATAGCATAAAACCAGAAAAAATTAACAGCCACCAGTGGTTATTGTTATCATTAGTTATCACCACAAGGCAAACCACTAACATCCTAGTAATGTTTTTATTCATAATTCTTGATTATATTATATCATTCAAGGATGAAAACAACCCTTCTTCTATATTGGTTTTGCTTCCAAATTATATCAGGTCTATCCCCTAGAATATGAAAATTTCTAGGATGCTATAATAGACTCCTgtaactttgttttttttttcctctcattTTTTGTGCAAAGAAATATGTTCTAGTCAAAGTACCAATTGCCTTGGGCATTATTTGGGGCACTTATATTATCTAATGCTAATGCATGTTTTTTTTGGGTGAAGATTTTTGTATATTATATTTCTAGTGAGTTCTAGGGATAAGATTTACTTACTTTTGAGTTATACTTACCTTCCACATCTTGAATGCAGTTCATCTGTATTGATGGATCATCGAACAACGTGAAAGGGCCAATAACACAATTTCCTTCTTCTCAAATTGAAGCTTCCACGGTGTTGCAAGAGAAGTTAGTGATAAGAAACACTAATGGAGAGAATCTTGTGGGAGTTATACAAGAAGCTGGTTCTTCAGAGCTTGTAATTTTATGCCATGGTTTTAGATCCTCGAAAGAAAGCAAAACACTTCTTAACCTTGCTGATGCTCTAGTATCTGAAAACATCAGTGtatttaggtttgatttttctGGGAATGGAGAGAGTGACGGTACATTTCAGTATGGTAACTATTGGAAAGAGGTAGAAGACTTGCGGGCTGTAACTCAGTTCTTCTCTGGGCAGAATCGTGAAGTGCATGCTATTGTTGGGCATAGCAAGGGGGGAAATGTGGTCCTCCTATATGCTTCCAAATTTCATGATATTCATAGAGTTGTTAATATTTCTGGTCGTTTTGACTTGAAAAAAGGTATTGAGGCTCGGCTTGGAAAGGATTTTATGGAAAGAATAAAAAAGGATGAGTTCATTGATGCTATGGACAAGACGGGAAGATTTATTTATTGTGTGACCAGGGAAAGCTTGATTGATCGTCTGAGCACAGACATGCACGATGCATGTCTTTCAATTGATAAAAATTGTAGGGTCTTGACAGTTCATGGTTCAGAGGATGATGTTGTACCACATGAAGATGCTTTTGAATTTGATAAGTTAATTATTAACCATAAGTTACAGATCATAGAAGGTGCCGACCACCGATTCATTTCACATCAGAATTATTTAGCTAGAGTGTTATTGGACTTCATCAGATAAAGTCAGGAGAATGGTGCAGTGGGACAAGAAACGTCCATTGATTTGAATAGATTTTCAAGCTTCCATTTTCTATAAATTGTGAAGGAACTGAAGATATTTTGTCACTCAAGAAACACTAATTGTTTACTCTAATTAGTAATGGAATCTCATTGAACCTGTTGCCCAGAAAGTTATGACAACAGGTGTCATCTATTGTACAATGATCTGGTGACTAGTATGCTTTCTCGAATAGGATTGGTGCTAGATTTATTGTGTGATGTAGTATACTTCAATGGTTCCCTTTTGGACAAGTTTATGGTATTTGAAACTGCCAGTGCCTTTAAGTTTTCATTCATCCTGGAAATCTCAACTCTTTTGTAATTTTCATTGGTTTGTCTTGCAATTTAATGTGACTTTTGATAGATATATAATGAAATGTAGCATACTTCAACTCTTGAGTTGTAGTAATTTTCTTTAGCTTGTCATTGAAGCACTAAATTGCTGTAAAATGATCTTGAAGCAAAATGTTTCCATGGCCCTTTTG
Coding sequences:
- the LOC122046678 gene encoding uncharacterized protein LOC122046678, whose product is MAAASPLTFAASSLPLSNHASVSGKAQFFSSSFRRPIHPITMNARTASLSRRLAESLGTTEVGEDSGAPSPLDVEANADKFICIDGSSNNVKGPITQFPSSQIEASTVLQEKLVIRNTNGENLVGVIQEAGSSELVILCHGFRSSKESKTLLNLADALVSENISVFRFDFSGNGESDGTFQYGNYWKEVEDLRAVTQFFSGQNREVHAIVGHSKGGNVVLLYASKFHDIHRVVNISGRFDLKKGIEARLGKDFMERIKKDEFIDAMDKTGRFIYCVTRESLIDRLSTDMHDACLSIDKNCRVLTVHGSEDDVVPHEDAFEFDKLIINHKLQIIEGADHRFISHQNYLARVLLDFIR